One window of the Paenibacillus beijingensis genome contains the following:
- a CDS encoding MurR/RpiR family transcriptional regulator produces the protein MARVGSKLQQSNTLLMISSVYSSLTKAEKKVADVVKNNPEEAVLATVTDLAEQAGVGETSVIRFSRKLGFRGFHEFKLSVAQDLVDRPPSVSNMEIEEKDDVMTVARKVTMKHEILLKNTLDLVNVDNLKQAVDNMLAANKILVYGVGSSGITAMDLHFRLMRIGMNVEAHRDAHIIAMSAALVKKGDLVFGISTSGSTRDLVDPVRQAKNNGAVVICLTGHLRSPIAAYADNVLLVPSRELPTEGGALSTKFSQIHLLDILCTLLMLKKGTAKDSLEKTARSVADKLY, from the coding sequence CTGCTCATGATATCTAGTGTTTATTCTTCTCTCACTAAAGCGGAGAAAAAAGTGGCGGATGTAGTCAAAAACAACCCTGAGGAGGCTGTGCTGGCAACCGTCACTGATTTAGCCGAACAAGCGGGTGTAGGTGAAACTTCGGTTATCCGTTTTTCCCGGAAATTGGGCTTTCGCGGCTTTCACGAATTCAAACTCTCGGTTGCCCAGGATTTGGTCGATCGTCCACCTTCAGTTTCGAATATGGAAATCGAAGAGAAAGACGACGTGATGACAGTAGCCAGAAAAGTTACGATGAAGCATGAGATTCTGCTGAAGAACACGCTGGATCTCGTGAATGTGGACAACCTCAAGCAAGCGGTGGACAATATGCTGGCCGCCAATAAAATTCTCGTGTACGGTGTTGGTTCCTCCGGTATTACGGCGATGGACCTGCACTTCAGGCTGATGCGGATCGGTATGAACGTTGAAGCGCATCGGGACGCGCATATCATTGCAATGTCCGCCGCACTGGTGAAGAAAGGGGACCTTGTCTTCGGCATCTCCACATCCGGCAGCACCCGGGACCTGGTTGACCCGGTTCGCCAAGCGAAGAATAACGGAGCGGTCGTCATTTGTCTTACGGGACATCTTCGTTCTCCTATTGCCGCTTATGCCGACAATGTTCTTTTGGTTCCTTCTAGGGAATTGCCGACTGAAGGTGGGGCTTTATCGACGAAATTTTCGCAAATTCATCTGCTGGACATCCTCTGTACACTGCTGATGCTGAAGAAGGGTACGGCGAAAGACTCGCTGGAGAAAACGGCTCGTTCAGTAGCCGACAAGCTGTATTGA